In a single window of the Rhineura floridana isolate rRhiFlo1 chromosome 3, rRhiFlo1.hap2, whole genome shotgun sequence genome:
- the LOC133381670 gene encoding zinc finger protein 397-like isoform X1: MDVEGPAGTAAKNGLDATQAGISREFWEGKMEMVLHEDNSSSEEPCRRFRQFCYWEADGPREVCSRLHDLCCRWLDPENHTKARILDLVILEQFLAILPPEMESWVRECGPETSSQAVALAEGFLLGKVECKKEEVELVEGWPAVAGSFPETENPTLDPSQRPLFRWIVLEGDGGAVSLDDGRENEEEGEQQRRETEMKQTWGNRSIAPEGTCFREIPMLQECHPGNKRNQISLYGRIVTGKSSKRQRIHTGEKPYQCSECGKSFRWSSELCSHERIHTGEKPYTCSECGKSFSENKNLRVHYKIHTGDRPHKCSECGKSFSRSTNLRRHKRIHTGERPYQCSECGKNFKYNSELCSHQRIHSGNAL, encoded by the exons ATGGACGTGGAAGGCCCTGCCGGGACAGCAGCAAAAAACGGCCTGGATGCCACCCAGGCTGGCATcagcagggaattctgggaagggAAAATGGAGATGGTCCTGCATGAAGACAACAGCAGCTCGGAGGAGCCATGCAGGCGCTTTAGGCAGTTCTGCTACTGGGAGGCCGACGGACCCCGAGAAGTCTGCAGCCGACTCCACGACCTTTGCTGCCGGTGGCTGGACCCAGAGAACCACACGAAGGCTCGgatcctggacctggtgatcctggagcagttcctggccatCCTGCCCccggagatggagagctgggtcaGGGAGTGTGGTCCGGAGACCAGTTctcaggcggtggccctggcggAAGGCTTCCTCCTGGGCAAGGTGGAGTGCAAGAAGGAGGAAGTGGAGCTG GTGGAGGGGTGGCCAGCAGTGGCCGGCAGCTTCCCCGAGACAGAGAATCCCACGCTGGATCCCTCGCAGAGACCGCTGTTCAGGTGGATCGTCCTGGAGGGCGACGGAGGAGCTGTCTCGCTGG ATGATGGGAGGGAGAATGAGGAAGAAGGTGAACAGCagaggagagaaactgaaatgaaacAGACATGGGGGAATAGATCCATTGCTCCTGAAGGGACTTGCTTCCGTGAAATCCCAATGCTACAAGAATGTCACCCAGGAAACAAAAGGAATCAGATTTCTCTATATGGAAGGATTGTAACTGGTAAATCAAGCAAACGTCAAAGGATTCACACTGGAGAGAAGCCATATCAATGctcagagtgtggaaagagcttcaggtggagttcAGAGCTTTGCTCACACgagagaattcacacaggggaaaaaccctATACATGCTCTGAATGCGGCAAGAGCTTTAGTGAGAATAAAAACCTCAGAGTGCATTACAAAATCCACACAGGGGACAGGCCTCATAAATGctctgagtgtggaaagagtttcagtcgcaGCACAAACCTTAGAAGACataaaagaatccacacaggggagagacCATATCAATGCTCAGAGTGTGGGAAGAACTTCAAGTACAATTCAGAGCTTTgctctcatcaaagaattcatagtgGAAATGCCTTATAA
- the LOC133381670 gene encoding zinc finger protein 397-like isoform X2, protein MDVEGPAGTAAKNGLDATQAGISREFWEGKMEMVLHEDNSSSEEPCRRFRQFCYWEADGPREVCSRLHDLCCRWLDPENHTKARILDLVILEQFLAILPPEMESWVRECGPETSSQAVALAEGFLLGKVEGWPAVAGSFPETENPTLDPSQRPLFRWIVLEGDGGAVSLDDGRENEEEGEQQRRETEMKQTWGNRSIAPEGTCFREIPMLQECHPGNKRNQISLYGRIVTGKSSKRQRIHTGEKPYQCSECGKSFRWSSELCSHERIHTGEKPYTCSECGKSFSENKNLRVHYKIHTGDRPHKCSECGKSFSRSTNLRRHKRIHTGERPYQCSECGKNFKYNSELCSHQRIHSGNAL, encoded by the exons ATGGACGTGGAAGGCCCTGCCGGGACAGCAGCAAAAAACGGCCTGGATGCCACCCAGGCTGGCATcagcagggaattctgggaagggAAAATGGAGATGGTCCTGCATGAAGACAACAGCAGCTCGGAGGAGCCATGCAGGCGCTTTAGGCAGTTCTGCTACTGGGAGGCCGACGGACCCCGAGAAGTCTGCAGCCGACTCCACGACCTTTGCTGCCGGTGGCTGGACCCAGAGAACCACACGAAGGCTCGgatcctggacctggtgatcctggagcagttcctggccatCCTGCCCccggagatggagagctgggtcaGGGAGTGTGGTCCGGAGACCAGTTctcaggcggtggccctggcggAAGGCTTCCTCCTGGGCAAG GTGGAGGGGTGGCCAGCAGTGGCCGGCAGCTTCCCCGAGACAGAGAATCCCACGCTGGATCCCTCGCAGAGACCGCTGTTCAGGTGGATCGTCCTGGAGGGCGACGGAGGAGCTGTCTCGCTGG ATGATGGGAGGGAGAATGAGGAAGAAGGTGAACAGCagaggagagaaactgaaatgaaacAGACATGGGGGAATAGATCCATTGCTCCTGAAGGGACTTGCTTCCGTGAAATCCCAATGCTACAAGAATGTCACCCAGGAAACAAAAGGAATCAGATTTCTCTATATGGAAGGATTGTAACTGGTAAATCAAGCAAACGTCAAAGGATTCACACTGGAGAGAAGCCATATCAATGctcagagtgtggaaagagcttcaggtggagttcAGAGCTTTGCTCACACgagagaattcacacaggggaaaaaccctATACATGCTCTGAATGCGGCAAGAGCTTTAGTGAGAATAAAAACCTCAGAGTGCATTACAAAATCCACACAGGGGACAGGCCTCATAAATGctctgagtgtggaaagagtttcagtcgcaGCACAAACCTTAGAAGACataaaagaatccacacaggggagagacCATATCAATGCTCAGAGTGTGGGAAGAACTTCAAGTACAATTCAGAGCTTTgctctcatcaaagaattcatagtgGAAATGCCTTATAA